In Dasypus novemcinctus isolate mDasNov1 chromosome 10, mDasNov1.1.hap2, whole genome shotgun sequence, one DNA window encodes the following:
- the LOC139436143 gene encoding olfactory receptor 8H3-like — protein MAYDRYAAICNPLHYPVVMSTRLCRVLVTGSYVIGFTEALVIVLLMSSLHFCKSNVIYHFFCDLYPMLALSCTDTGVTEIVIFIFACFNVIVPLITIFMSYGSILSTILKIKSTAGKRKAFSTCASHLLGVTIFYGTLIFTYLKPKDSYSLGKDQVASVFYTIVVPMLNPFIYSLRNNEVKNAVIRVMKKRKGSKQFK, from the coding sequence atggcctatgaccgctatgcaGCCATCTGCAATCCCCTTCACTATCCTGTGGTTATGTCCACGAGACTCTGCAGAGTACTCGTCACTGGCTCCTATGTGATTGGTTTTACTGAAGCATTGGTCATTGTTCTTCTCATGAGCAGTTTGCACTTCTGcaaatccaatgtaatctatcactttttctgtgacttATACCCAATGTTAGCCCTATCCTGCACTGACACTGGTGTTACTGAAATTGTGATATTCATTTTTGCTTGTTTCAATGTAATCGTGCCTCTTATCACAATATTTATGTCCTATGGGTCCATTCTGTCTACCATCCTGAAAATTAAGTCCACTGCAGGAAAGCGCAAAGCCTTCTCTACCTGTGCCTCCCACCTCCTCGGAGTCACCATCTTTTATGGCACtctaatttttacttatttaaaacctAAGGACTCCTACTCTTTGGGAAAGGATCAAGTGGCCTCTGTGTTTTATACTATTGTGGTCCCTATGCTAAATCCATTCATTTATAGTCTTAGGAACAATGAAGTGAAAAATGCTGTCATTAGAGTCATGAAGAAGAGAAAGGGCTCCAAACAATTCAAATGA